A stretch of the Simiduia curdlanivorans genome encodes the following:
- a CDS encoding PAS domain-containing protein, translating into MWLSLLGCFLLAALVSIALLVGALVRWPQLWLWASLRFSAGRWLLRFLQFFSVEGPGTRVSGYWLWHVANRHLCLVGSNLTNLGFEGHWVERSLDDLMALLDSDDRVRLSQFAKAFVARQQPVTVEFRGQASAGVKLWLQATGKALAWDRQGGASIVFGRFEEISERNMDPSAIAAMNAPLNEPVELQQKVSRQVEQSANDLKLRLQQVLDTAQVALCWKDSAGIYLGCNQKFADLVQEPNPENVIGKTDMELAWSDDVAITIAEDQDILHQRKTLVDKETELPNAAGTRFIKSHAAPLRDDSDSVIGVFRSYEDITVRRRMEALAHKERQLMQEILDSSNAMITIVDRHYCFLRINGYFEATMGLKAKDVVGKHVKEVIKGPKGDLVAAICDQIVATGLPVTEEYSVPIERGGRRSFIANVTPVFDESGKVDKLVTVSTDVTELKMAQVELEASRNKAEQAASVKSRFLANMSHEIRTPMNAILGFSQLALATSLDTKQLDYLTKIHFSAENLLGIVNDILDFSKIEAGKLTLEEKAFDLRVFLDNVCSIFEMKSKQKHLMFNRTILPNTPSFIKSDALRLHQILVNLIGNAIKFTHTGSVTLEVRMSVDMGERHILRFAVVDTGVGLSEAQMAQLFVAFEQVDAGVARQYGGTGLGLTISRRLVEMMGGEVKVSSVLGQGSRFEFSVNVGSASAEDVIERAAASVVDYVPDFQGAKLLLVEDNEVNLQVASEILAPFNLDIVTACNGAEAVQKVLARDFALVLMDIQMPVMDGYTATQKIRETFSDTQLPIIGLTANAMSEDRQASQRAGMNAHVAKPIDVRALVAALRRFLPERVRAPHRPETPEHYSINSGDSSNENDRVVALHASTLDVDEGVLRLRGRKDRYQELLLSFITQYQTVGQQCIDLIAQQGFADAKALVHQVKGVAGNLSAKKVYEESQALESLLADSAEPRDGAQLLAQGRLLQLALDELAEAIDKLCRIQN; encoded by the coding sequence ATGTGGCTAAGTCTGCTCGGCTGTTTTCTACTCGCGGCGTTGGTTTCAATTGCGCTCCTCGTCGGCGCCTTGGTTCGCTGGCCGCAGCTGTGGCTGTGGGCTTCGTTACGCTTCAGCGCAGGGCGTTGGCTGCTGAGGTTTTTACAATTTTTCTCCGTAGAAGGGCCTGGTACCCGTGTGTCGGGCTACTGGCTTTGGCATGTGGCCAACAGGCACCTGTGTTTAGTGGGCTCTAACCTAACTAACTTGGGTTTCGAAGGGCATTGGGTCGAGCGGTCGCTGGATGACCTGATGGCCTTGCTAGACAGCGATGATCGGGTCCGATTGAGCCAGTTTGCCAAGGCGTTTGTGGCGAGGCAACAGCCGGTAACGGTTGAGTTTAGGGGGCAAGCTAGCGCAGGCGTGAAGCTTTGGTTGCAGGCGACCGGTAAGGCGTTAGCGTGGGATCGACAGGGTGGCGCATCGATTGTCTTTGGCCGTTTCGAAGAAATTAGCGAGCGCAATATGGACCCTAGCGCTATTGCGGCAATGAATGCGCCATTAAATGAGCCGGTGGAGTTGCAACAAAAGGTAAGTCGACAGGTCGAGCAATCGGCTAATGATCTTAAGTTGAGGTTGCAGCAAGTTTTGGATACCGCCCAGGTTGCGCTTTGCTGGAAAGACAGCGCCGGTATTTATTTAGGTTGCAACCAAAAGTTTGCCGACCTTGTGCAAGAGCCAAACCCTGAAAATGTCATTGGTAAAACCGATATGGAGTTGGCATGGAGCGATGATGTTGCCATCACGATTGCCGAAGACCAAGACATTCTGCACCAGCGCAAAACGCTGGTCGATAAAGAAACTGAGTTACCGAATGCCGCGGGGACGCGGTTTATCAAAAGTCATGCAGCGCCACTGCGCGACGATAGCGACTCGGTGATTGGGGTATTCAGAAGCTACGAAGATATTACGGTGCGGCGGCGTATGGAGGCCCTCGCCCATAAAGAGCGCCAGTTGATGCAGGAAATTTTAGACAGTTCCAATGCCATGATTACCATTGTCGATCGACATTACTGCTTTCTTCGCATTAACGGTTACTTTGAAGCGACCATGGGGTTGAAGGCTAAGGACGTCGTGGGTAAGCATGTAAAAGAAGTCATTAAAGGTCCAAAAGGTGATCTTGTGGCAGCGATCTGCGATCAAATAGTGGCAACAGGATTACCAGTAACAGAAGAGTATTCGGTACCCATTGAGCGAGGTGGTAGACGCTCATTTATAGCCAATGTGACACCCGTTTTTGATGAGAGTGGCAAAGTCGATAAACTGGTAACGGTTTCAACTGACGTTACAGAGTTAAAAATGGCGCAAGTTGAACTAGAAGCATCTCGTAATAAAGCCGAGCAGGCCGCATCGGTAAAAAGCCGGTTTCTGGCGAACATGAGCCATGAAATTCGCACCCCTATGAATGCCATTTTGGGCTTCAGCCAGCTGGCGCTGGCGACATCATTAGATACAAAGCAATTAGATTATCTCACTAAAATACATTTTTCTGCGGAAAATTTGCTTGGCATTGTTAACGACATTTTAGATTTTTCAAAAATTGAAGCCGGTAAATTAACGTTAGAGGAAAAGGCTTTCGACTTACGGGTTTTTCTGGATAATGTTTGCTCCATATTCGAAATGAAATCGAAACAGAAACATTTGATGTTTAATCGAACAATCTTGCCTAACACGCCATCTTTCATAAAATCTGACGCGCTGCGCTTACATCAAATATTGGTGAATTTGATCGGCAATGCCATTAAGTTCACCCATACGGGCTCAGTAACTTTAGAGGTTCGGATGAGTGTCGATATGGGCGAGCGGCATATATTACGTTTTGCCGTTGTGGATACCGGTGTGGGTTTAAGCGAAGCGCAAATGGCGCAGTTATTCGTCGCTTTCGAGCAGGTCGATGCAGGCGTTGCCAGACAATATGGCGGCACGGGTTTAGGTCTTACCATTAGTCGGCGACTGGTTGAAATGATGGGCGGGGAGGTCAAGGTTTCCAGTGTGTTGGGGCAGGGTAGTCGGTTTGAATTTAGCGTAAACGTGGGCAGTGCTAGCGCTGAGGATGTTATTGAGCGAGCGGCAGCCAGCGTGGTTGATTACGTGCCCGATTTTCAAGGTGCGAAGCTTTTGCTTGTGGAGGATAACGAGGTGAATTTACAGGTCGCCTCTGAGATATTGGCGCCCTTTAATCTGGACATTGTTACCGCCTGCAATGGAGCCGAGGCGGTACAGAAAGTTTTGGCTCGGGACTTTGCGCTGGTGCTAATGGATATTCAAATGCCGGTTATGGACGGCTACACCGCCACCCAAAAAATACGCGAGACGTTTAGTGACACCCAGCTACCGATTATTGGCTTAACCGCCAATGCCATGAGCGAAGACAGGCAGGCGAGTCAACGGGCTGGCATGAATGCCCATGTGGCAAAACCCATTGATGTTAGGGCTTTGGTTGCCGCACTGAGGCGTTTTTTACCGGAGCGAGTTAGGGCACCGCACAGGCCTGAAACGCCGGAACATTATTCGATTAATAGCGGTGATTCGAGTAATGAAAATGACAGGGTAGTGGCGTTGCATGCATCGACACTGGATGTAGATGAGGGCGTATTGCGTTTGCGTGGGCGTAAAGATCGCTACCAAGAGTTACTGCTAAGTTTTATTACCCAATACCAAACGGTAGGCCAGCAATGTATCGATTTGATTGCGCAGCAGGGCTTTGCCGATGCCAAAGCACTCGTGCATCAAGTCAAGGGCGTCGCGGGAAATCTTAGCGCTAAAAAAGTCTATGAAGAATCTCAGGCATTGGAATCACTCCTTGCCGACAGCGCGGAACCGCGCGATGGCGCGCAGCTCCTAGCCCAAGGGCGTTTACTTCAGTTGGCGCTAGACGAGCTAGCCGAGGCTATCGACAAGCTCTGTCGCATTCAGAACTAG
- the dapE gene encoding succinyl-diaminopimelate desuccinylase → MTSATLQLACALIERPSVTPLDDGCQDMMIARLQAIGFTIERLRFEDVDNFWAERGESGPLMAFAGHTDVVPTGPVSQWRFPPFQPTIDDGMLYGRGAADMKGSLAAMVTACEEFVAKHPNHPGRIGFLITSDEEGPAVNGTVKVVEWLQAQNKHIDCCLVGEPSSTEQVGDVIKNGRRGSLGAKLTIKGIQGHVAYPHLAENPIHAFAPALTELAAEIWDGGNAFFPATSFQVSNINSGTGATNVIPGELELLCNFRFSTEVTEEQLRERTEAILLKHGLNYQVQWNLSGQPFLTSQGELVDAIVGAIADVEGRSTELSTAGGTSDGRFIAPTGSQVVELGPVNATIHKVDECVKVDDLDKLHKIYVRTLERLLLR, encoded by the coding sequence ATGACCTCTGCAACCCTACAACTCGCCTGCGCGTTAATTGAGCGGCCTTCGGTAACGCCACTGGATGACGGTTGTCAGGACATGATGATCGCCCGCTTACAGGCCATCGGTTTTACAATTGAGCGCCTACGCTTCGAAGATGTCGATAATTTCTGGGCGGAGAGAGGTGAGTCCGGCCCGTTAATGGCTTTTGCCGGACACACAGACGTGGTACCAACTGGCCCAGTATCGCAATGGCGCTTCCCGCCCTTTCAACCCACCATTGACGATGGCATGTTATACGGCCGCGGTGCCGCCGATATGAAAGGCAGCCTGGCCGCCATGGTTACCGCCTGCGAAGAATTTGTGGCGAAACACCCAAATCACCCGGGGCGCATAGGCTTTCTGATTACCAGTGACGAAGAGGGCCCAGCGGTTAACGGCACGGTAAAAGTGGTCGAATGGCTACAAGCGCAAAATAAACATATCGACTGCTGCTTAGTTGGCGAGCCGTCGAGCACAGAGCAAGTTGGCGACGTGATCAAAAATGGTCGGCGCGGCTCACTGGGCGCGAAGTTGACAATTAAAGGCATTCAAGGCCACGTCGCCTACCCGCATTTGGCCGAAAACCCCATTCACGCTTTCGCCCCCGCCTTAACGGAATTGGCCGCCGAAATTTGGGACGGCGGCAACGCGTTTTTTCCGGCCACCAGTTTTCAAGTATCCAACATTAACAGCGGCACTGGCGCAACCAACGTCATTCCCGGGGAACTCGAACTGCTGTGTAATTTTCGCTTTTCCACCGAGGTAACAGAAGAGCAACTGCGCGAGCGCACGGAAGCGATATTGCTGAAGCACGGCTTGAACTACCAAGTGCAGTGGAATTTATCTGGCCAACCATTTTTAACCAGCCAAGGCGAACTGGTAGACGCGATTGTTGGCGCTATTGCCGATGTGGAAGGTCGCAGCACCGAATTATCGACGGCGGGCGGCACCAGCGATGGTCGCTTCATTGCCCCCACCGGATCGCAGGTGGTTGAGCTCGGCCCCGTCAATGCCACCATCCATAAAGTAGATGAGTGTGTAAAAGTCGATGACTTGGATAAATTGCACAAAATTTACGTGCGCACCCTAGAGCGCTTACTCTTAAGATAA
- the dapD gene encoding 2,3,4,5-tetrahydropyridine-2,6-dicarboxylate N-succinyltransferase: protein MTLYALGFGVGTHNSQGQWLEVFYPTPRVKVSETLAKAVHRVLPELGTQTLSQTQAAELAKAVAQEDASLAESLSQLSQSERPLVAVLLGADTAPSSVPEAYLKLHLLSHRLVKPHQTKLDGIFGVLPNVAWTNQGAVDLAELPSRQLAARCNGETLEVACVDKFPKMTNYVVPEGVRIAHTARVRLGAYLGAGTTIMHEGFVNFNAGTEGPGMIEGRISAGVFVGKGSDLGGGCSTMGTLSGGGNIVISVGDNCLLGANAGIGIPLGDRCTVESGLYITAGTKVHLLDDQGNLVRDVKARDLAGQTDLLFRRNSLSGAVECKANKTAVALNEALHAN, encoded by the coding sequence ATGACTCTGTATGCTCTGGGTTTCGGTGTCGGCACCCACAACAGCCAAGGCCAATGGCTTGAAGTTTTCTACCCAACACCGCGCGTTAAGGTTTCAGAAACACTGGCAAAAGCTGTGCACAGGGTACTGCCGGAGCTGGGCACACAAACCTTGAGTCAAACACAAGCGGCTGAGCTGGCCAAAGCCGTGGCCCAGGAAGATGCCTCACTGGCCGAATCTCTGAGTCAACTAAGCCAAAGCGAACGCCCCTTAGTTGCCGTGCTCCTAGGCGCAGACACAGCGCCAAGTTCAGTACCAGAAGCCTACTTAAAACTGCACCTATTGTCCCACCGCTTGGTAAAGCCACACCAAACAAAGCTCGATGGCATTTTCGGCGTCCTGCCAAATGTCGCGTGGACCAACCAAGGTGCTGTGGATTTAGCCGAGCTGCCGAGTCGACAGTTAGCCGCTCGCTGCAACGGCGAAACACTAGAAGTTGCTTGCGTCGACAAGTTCCCAAAAATGACCAATTACGTTGTGCCCGAAGGCGTGCGCATTGCCCACACTGCGCGGGTTCGCCTTGGCGCCTACTTAGGTGCGGGCACCACTATCATGCACGAAGGCTTTGTTAACTTTAATGCCGGCACCGAAGGGCCAGGCATGATTGAGGGTCGCATTTCGGCTGGCGTGTTTGTCGGTAAAGGTTCCGACTTGGGTGGCGGCTGCTCAACCATGGGCACCTTGTCTGGCGGCGGCAACATTGTTATTTCCGTGGGCGACAACTGCCTGCTGGGCGCGAATGCAGGCATAGGAATTCCCTTGGGGGATCGCTGCACTGTCGAGTCTGGCCTTTATATTACCGCCGGCACCAAAGTGCATTTGCTCGACGACCAAGGTAACTTGGTGCGCGATGTAAAAGCGCGAGACTTAGCGGGTCAAACAGACCTACTGTTTCGCCGTAACTCACTCTCCGGTGCAGTTGAATGCAAGGCAAATAAAACCGCTGTTGCACTCAATGAGGCATTGCACGCCAACTAG
- a CDS encoding DUF2855 family protein, whose protein sequence is MDITQTRFEVSKATLQDISAQVMKVDQPLLAGQVLLAIDCFSFTANNVTYATLGETLRYWNFFPSGDVAKGIIPVWGFADVLASCCASVHVGERFYGYYPMASHLVVEPANISVHGFVDATHHRKSLPKIYNQYTNTETDPLYRADAEGLQMLMRPLFTTSFLLADFFDENDNFGAEQLVLTSASSKTAIGTALLLQAGKLVQEKRTHLVGLTSSANKAFVESLGCYDQVQSYQELAELNPKAASAVIDFAGNGQLLSDVAQHLADKLTYVSLVGVSHWDNRQGLEPLSIVPKPELFFAPTQAEKRLRQWSTAGFYQRLASAWSQFEIFSRAWLNIETYVGNKEIEAVYQRVLAGKQSPDKGYILAFSKDALS, encoded by the coding sequence ATGGATATTACGCAAACGCGATTTGAAGTCTCTAAAGCAACATTGCAAGACATCTCCGCCCAAGTAATGAAGGTCGATCAGCCACTTTTGGCTGGGCAGGTGCTGCTGGCGATTGATTGTTTTAGTTTTACCGCAAACAATGTGACCTATGCAACCTTGGGTGAAACGTTACGCTACTGGAATTTTTTTCCTTCTGGCGATGTAGCTAAGGGGATTATTCCCGTATGGGGCTTTGCCGATGTTTTGGCCTCCTGCTGTGCGAGTGTTCATGTAGGCGAGCGCTTTTATGGCTACTATCCGATGGCCTCGCATTTGGTGGTGGAGCCTGCGAATATTTCAGTGCACGGTTTTGTCGACGCGACTCACCATCGAAAATCGCTGCCGAAAATCTATAACCAATATACCAATACCGAAACAGACCCGTTATATCGAGCCGACGCCGAAGGCTTGCAGATGCTAATGCGGCCATTATTTACCACGTCTTTTTTATTAGCTGACTTTTTTGATGAAAATGACAACTTCGGCGCCGAGCAATTAGTGTTAACCAGTGCGTCGAGTAAAACCGCGATTGGCACCGCATTGTTGCTGCAGGCGGGTAAGTTGGTGCAAGAAAAGCGAACCCATCTCGTAGGCTTAACGTCCAGTGCCAATAAGGCCTTTGTGGAAAGCCTTGGCTGTTATGACCAAGTGCAGAGTTATCAAGAGTTGGCGGAGTTAAACCCTAAGGCCGCTAGCGCGGTAATAGATTTTGCCGGCAATGGTCAGCTTTTGTCGGATGTAGCGCAGCATCTTGCTGATAAGCTCACCTATGTTAGCTTGGTGGGCGTGTCTCATTGGGATAACCGTCAGGGCTTGGAGCCGCTGAGTATTGTGCCGAAACCAGAATTGTTTTTTGCGCCCACTCAGGCGGAGAAGCGTTTGCGTCAGTGGTCTACGGCTGGCTTTTATCAACGCTTGGCGAGTGCTTGGTCGCAATTTGAAATCTTTTCCCGCGCTTGGTTAAATATTGAAACCTATGTAGGAAATAAGGAAATTGAAGCTGTTTACCAGCGTGTCCTAGCCGGTAAACAGTCGCCTGATAAGGGCTATATTTTAGCTTTTTCGAAAGATGCCTTGAGTTGA